A region from the Lentimonas sp. CC4 genome encodes:
- a CDS encoding glycosyl hydrolase family 65 protein — MKYGHFDDANREYVITDPRTPAKWVNYVGTLNFGGLVDHTGGSMICAKDPALNRMLKYIPQMPDSDFKGETLYLRIRQADGSYKVFSPFYVPTLDALDSYECRVGLSYQKIISRFSGIRTEVTIFVPRDGEVVLRDVKITNESDVAQTVDAIPVVEFSHFDALKQLINADWVPQTMQVDAVEQAGGLVMLKQFAFMKRERLVNFVTSNYPVDSFQSDRELFLGNSGYGTWRSPGELQNESLSNYETRRGNNIAALLHKLGTLQPGESRRFITQLGQGKPDALGDIADRYRDESEVDQAFAELHLFWKDYLSQIQCDTPDAAFNSMVNIHNPRQCHTTLNWSRYLSLYQLGYGARGIGFRDSSQDVMGCFSSAPDDTKALMRKLLSVQRPDGSAMHQFFPLTMEANEGDSREEGDKQVYGDDHLWIVQSVCGYVKETGDYGFLDEQITYYDKVLPLAERESATVLDHLMRSVAYTKANVGQHGLPLLGFADWNDTVNLPGEAESLFNANLYGVALRELIELLRHLGQDAQADTLQDDWEVMCGRVNEHAWDGEWYTRYFKENGDPIGSKENAEGKIFTNGQSWPVLSGFATEERAQTALDSVNTHLNTANGIKLSGPGYTRFDPEKGGVSTYPPGAKENGGIFLHSNPWIMIAETMLGNGDRAFEYYSQINPATKNDTMESYEIEPYVYAQNILGDEHPQFGLGRNSWLSGTASWTYQAATQYILGIRPSHNGLIVDPCIPKAWDGFQVTRKYRGATYEITVKNPSGVSKGVASVIIDGQPTDSHIIPFASAGSTVRIELTMGSVIVPA, encoded by the coding sequence ATGAAATACGGCCACTTTGATGACGCAAACCGCGAATATGTAATTACGGATCCCCGCACGCCAGCGAAGTGGGTGAACTATGTGGGGACTTTGAATTTCGGAGGTTTGGTGGATCACACCGGTGGTTCGATGATTTGTGCTAAAGATCCTGCGTTGAACCGCATGCTTAAATATATTCCGCAGATGCCAGATTCGGATTTTAAGGGAGAGACGCTCTACCTACGTATTCGCCAAGCGGATGGTTCGTATAAAGTCTTTTCGCCGTTTTATGTGCCGACTCTTGATGCGCTCGATAGTTACGAGTGTCGCGTTGGTTTGTCGTATCAAAAGATTATTTCACGCTTTAGCGGTATCCGCACTGAGGTGACGATTTTTGTGCCTCGCGATGGTGAAGTGGTGCTTCGTGATGTTAAGATCACCAATGAAAGTGATGTAGCGCAGACTGTGGATGCGATTCCAGTGGTTGAGTTTAGTCACTTCGATGCGTTGAAGCAGTTGATCAATGCGGACTGGGTGCCTCAGACCATGCAGGTCGATGCAGTTGAGCAGGCAGGCGGATTAGTGATGCTGAAGCAGTTCGCGTTTATGAAACGTGAGCGTTTGGTTAATTTTGTGACTTCGAATTATCCGGTGGATTCCTTTCAATCGGATCGTGAGCTATTTTTGGGGAACTCTGGTTATGGAACATGGCGTTCTCCAGGTGAGCTGCAAAACGAGAGCCTGTCGAATTACGAGACTCGCCGCGGTAATAATATAGCAGCGCTTTTACACAAATTAGGAACTTTGCAGCCCGGTGAATCACGTCGGTTCATCACTCAACTCGGACAGGGCAAGCCGGACGCATTAGGGGATATTGCGGATCGGTATCGCGACGAGTCGGAGGTTGATCAGGCATTTGCCGAGCTGCATCTTTTTTGGAAGGATTACCTCTCGCAGATTCAATGCGACACGCCGGATGCGGCTTTCAACTCGATGGTCAATATCCATAACCCGCGCCAATGTCATACGACGCTGAACTGGTCGCGCTACTTATCGCTCTATCAACTCGGATATGGGGCACGTGGTATCGGATTTAGAGATTCTTCGCAGGACGTGATGGGCTGTTTTTCTAGTGCGCCAGATGATACAAAGGCGCTCATGCGTAAGCTGCTAAGTGTGCAACGCCCTGATGGTTCTGCGATGCACCAATTCTTCCCTCTAACTATGGAGGCGAATGAGGGCGACTCTCGTGAAGAGGGTGACAAGCAAGTGTATGGCGACGATCATCTTTGGATCGTTCAGTCTGTCTGTGGCTATGTGAAGGAAACTGGCGATTATGGATTCCTTGATGAGCAGATCACCTATTATGATAAAGTCCTCCCGCTCGCAGAGCGTGAGAGTGCGACAGTATTGGATCACTTGATGCGTTCGGTTGCCTATACGAAGGCAAATGTTGGGCAGCATGGTTTGCCGCTACTCGGTTTTGCTGACTGGAATGATACCGTCAATTTACCTGGCGAGGCGGAGAGTCTCTTCAATGCGAATCTTTATGGCGTGGCACTTCGCGAGTTGATCGAGTTACTTCGCCACCTTGGGCAGGACGCTCAGGCCGATACACTACAGGACGACTGGGAAGTTATGTGTGGGCGTGTGAATGAGCACGCTTGGGATGGTGAGTGGTATACTCGTTACTTTAAAGAAAATGGTGATCCCATTGGCTCGAAGGAAAATGCAGAAGGTAAAATCTTTACCAATGGTCAATCGTGGCCGGTTCTTTCTGGATTCGCGACAGAGGAACGTGCGCAGACTGCGCTCGATTCCGTTAACACTCACTTGAATACCGCAAATGGTATTAAGCTCAGTGGCCCAGGTTATACACGCTTCGACCCAGAGAAGGGAGGCGTGAGCACATATCCTCCAGGTGCTAAGGAAAATGGCGGTATTTTCCTTCACTCGAATCCGTGGATTATGATTGCGGAAACGATGCTTGGTAACGGTGACCGTGCTTTTGAATATTACAGCCAAATCAATCCGGCTACGAAGAATGACACGATGGAATCTTACGAGATTGAACCATACGTCTATGCCCAGAATATCCTCGGTGATGAGCATCCACAGTTTGGCCTTGGACGTAACAGTTGGCTTTCCGGCACTGCGTCCTGGACGTATCAAGCTGCGACGCAATACATTCTCGGAATTCGTCCATCGCACAATGGTTTGATTGTCGATCCATGTATCCCGAAGGCATGGGACGGCTTCCAGGTGACTCGTAAATACCGCGGCGCGACTTATGAAATTACTGTTAAAAACCCGTCAGGCGTATCCAAAGGCGTGGCATCGGTTATAATCGATGGTCAACCGACAGACAGTCATATCATTCCTTTCGCATCTGCTGGCAGCACCGTTCGCATCGAACTGACGATGGGCTCAGTCATCGTTCCAGCCTGA
- the sufD gene encoding Fe-S cluster assembly protein SufD, which translates to MNTTLENPTNTTLTEEPTWLTTLRSEGKAQFDILPAPTARDERWRFASVGKLSIDGFAPAAAPSADKLAAFVERSNLVSDRAGQLVFADDAQAQFEGISEELAAQGVIYLPVLEAVAQHPELMEKYFLQESTELGSEKYFGLHAQLVKAGSILFVPKGVEIEKPFINYYWTSGEKAAVFPHTLIIAEANAKASVVDIFFSETEENEAMSISVSNIHAASGANIFRKVVQDWNEKTVSFQLDTTVADRDTLVKNLAVNIGAKRARFENQTRIDGPGADVKMYSLTVAEETQEFDQRTFQTHNAGNAVSDLLYKNALLDNARTIFSGLIKVAENAQQTDAYQTNRNLLLDPTAEANALPGLEILANDVKCSHGATTGNVDADELFYMMQRGIARRDAMKLMVFGFFEEVIEKVDSDELADNLRELIRNKFESKIH; encoded by the coding sequence ATGAATACCACTTTGGAAAATCCAACAAATACAACTCTCACCGAGGAACCCACATGGCTCACCACGCTTCGTAGCGAAGGTAAAGCCCAGTTCGACATCCTCCCAGCACCGACCGCTCGCGATGAGCGCTGGCGCTTCGCCTCCGTCGGCAAACTCAGCATCGACGGTTTTGCACCCGCCGCAGCACCGAGCGCCGACAAGCTCGCAGCATTCGTCGAACGCTCGAACCTCGTCAGCGACCGTGCAGGGCAACTCGTCTTCGCCGACGACGCGCAAGCACAGTTCGAAGGCATCAGCGAAGAACTCGCCGCACAAGGCGTAATCTACCTGCCCGTCCTCGAAGCCGTCGCTCAGCATCCGGAATTGATGGAGAAATACTTTCTTCAAGAATCCACAGAGCTTGGCTCGGAAAAATACTTCGGCCTGCACGCGCAACTCGTCAAAGCAGGCTCCATCCTCTTCGTCCCTAAGGGCGTTGAGATTGAGAAGCCGTTCATCAATTACTACTGGACCAGTGGCGAAAAGGCAGCCGTATTCCCGCACACATTGATCATCGCCGAGGCAAACGCCAAGGCATCCGTCGTTGATATCTTCTTCTCCGAAACCGAAGAGAACGAAGCGATGAGCATCTCGGTGTCCAACATCCATGCAGCCAGCGGCGCGAATATCTTCCGCAAGGTTGTGCAGGATTGGAATGAGAAAACCGTCTCCTTCCAGCTCGACACCACCGTCGCCGACCGCGACACCTTGGTAAAGAACCTCGCCGTCAACATCGGCGCGAAGCGTGCACGTTTTGAGAATCAAACACGTATCGATGGCCCAGGTGCCGACGTAAAGATGTATTCGCTCACCGTCGCCGAAGAGACTCAAGAGTTTGACCAACGCACCTTCCAGACGCACAACGCCGGCAACGCCGTGTCCGACCTGCTCTATAAGAATGCACTGCTCGACAATGCCCGCACCATCTTCTCTGGCTTGATTAAGGTCGCAGAAAATGCGCAGCAAACCGACGCGTATCAAACCAACCGCAACTTGCTCCTCGACCCAACCGCCGAGGCAAACGCACTGCCTGGTCTAGAGATTCTAGCCAACGATGTAAAATGCTCACACGGTGCGACCACTGGTAACGTCGATGCCGACGAGCTCTTCTACATGATGCAGCGCGGTATCGCGAGGCGCGATGCCATGAAACTCATGGTCTTTGGTTTCTTCGAGGAAGTCATCGAGAAGGTCGACAGCGACGAGCTCGCTGACAACCTCCGCGAACTGATCCGCAACAAATTCGAATCTAAGATTCACTAA
- a CDS encoding DNA-binding transcriptional regulator: MPPQKKASQKNITLNIEAPKLNQRSIIIALDWYDERVVRGIYNYSREKNWHISPYLISGQFVPHGWPGDGAITCYGNDTASYIDNLNMPVVDISYLDMQRDAPRVRVDNDAISKLAAEHFLARGYKFFAYYKWPAVAVNSLRHEYFIKHLKENGIPDEHIFEIRQSPPNMFGDWESHIADILKQINAMPRPLAVFTGQDNLAASLIEMCLRVGIHVPEEIAILGVDNTELLCEGSPVPLSSVRTRLTEVGYQAARQLDRLMNGDITNKEAPLLIPPHGIVSRQSTDMLAIEHPAVATAVRYIKQHYGEPITIEDIIEYTGLSKRGLEKAFEKHLGRTPASELRRIRLDEAKRLLTETNEKIDSIALDCGYSNSSNLSCAFRRDTQMSPRTYRVKYSKPAEDID; this comes from the coding sequence ATGCCCCCTCAAAAAAAAGCCTCACAAAAGAATATTACCCTTAATATCGAAGCCCCGAAGCTCAACCAGCGCTCGATTATCATTGCCCTCGATTGGTATGATGAACGAGTCGTTCGCGGCATCTATAACTACTCCCGTGAAAAGAACTGGCACATCTCACCCTACCTAATCTCCGGACAGTTCGTTCCACACGGATGGCCAGGCGACGGGGCCATTACTTGCTACGGCAACGACACCGCCAGCTACATCGACAACCTGAACATGCCAGTCGTCGACATCAGCTATTTGGACATGCAACGCGACGCCCCCCGAGTCCGTGTTGATAACGATGCAATCAGCAAGTTGGCGGCAGAGCACTTCCTAGCAAGAGGGTATAAATTCTTTGCCTACTACAAATGGCCGGCCGTTGCGGTGAACTCATTACGCCATGAATACTTCATTAAGCACCTGAAAGAGAATGGCATTCCGGATGAGCATATCTTCGAAATCAGACAGTCTCCGCCTAATATGTTTGGTGACTGGGAAAGCCACATCGCAGACATCCTAAAGCAGATCAATGCCATGCCCAGACCACTTGCGGTATTCACAGGGCAAGACAATCTGGCAGCGAGTCTCATCGAAATGTGCCTACGAGTTGGCATACATGTGCCCGAAGAGATCGCCATCTTAGGAGTCGATAACACTGAGCTGTTATGTGAAGGATCGCCCGTGCCACTCTCGAGTGTGCGCACACGCCTCACCGAAGTCGGCTACCAAGCCGCACGCCAATTAGACCGTCTCATGAATGGAGACATTACCAACAAAGAGGCGCCACTACTAATACCGCCGCACGGCATTGTCAGCAGACAAAGCACGGACATGCTCGCAATTGAGCACCCCGCGGTCGCCACCGCAGTCCGCTATATCAAACAGCATTATGGCGAGCCAATTACCATCGAAGACATTATCGAATACACGGGCCTCTCCAAACGTGGCCTCGAAAAAGCCTTCGAGAAACACCTCGGCCGCACACCAGCCAGCGAGTTGCGCCGCATACGACTCGACGAGGCCAAACGCTTACTCACTGAGACAAACGAAAAAATTGATTCCATCGCACTGGATTGCGGCTACAGCAACAGCTCCAACTTGAGCTGCGCCTTTCGTCGCGACACGCAGATGTCTCCACGCACCTACCGTGTAAAATACAGTAAACCTGCCGAAGACATCGACTAA
- a CDS encoding sulfatase — protein sequence MRVALLFPFVLSALVTFAADRPNVLFIAIDDLVPTIGVYGDSLAKTPEIDSLASRGTTFLNHHVQWSVCGPSRAALTTSLMPEETGVIGFRPIRGVLPNVVTLPQYFQANGYETACSGKFHDNRTVGDSTKALSSKGQFPDGRQLDDPASWSIPYKNGGGKGYSPKGHNAVDYANANEAEFVDYNILKKGEALLDQMAAGDKPFFLAVGFKKPHLAFIAPTPYWDLYDDNGNGRYDDDFPLPDFDDTPKNASEQMVTVLANNSELQSYMPYKKTGMPTESQVRELRHGYYACVSFIDHLVGELLQKLASTADPVQGGKMMDETTVIVLWGDHGFYLGEHDRWAKHSITERATAAPLIIVDPRNPVSGAKTMSPANAIDLYPTLCELAGLPLPEQPTSADVDGGRPLRGTSLVPVLKDPAASVHVGSVSHFNSKGHSAYAYRTERYRYIEWIKSGAVVEVDLFDLQDQAQELVDLADDPKYADLIDQLAGALRADPATQGMKTLQRSRR from the coding sequence ATGCGTGTTGCCCTGTTATTTCCATTTGTCCTGTCGGCGCTCGTTACGTTTGCTGCGGATCGTCCCAATGTGCTCTTCATCGCGATTGATGATCTAGTGCCGACCATCGGCGTCTATGGTGATTCTCTCGCAAAAACACCAGAGATTGATTCACTCGCATCACGCGGAACGACGTTTCTGAACCATCATGTGCAGTGGTCTGTCTGCGGACCATCGCGTGCGGCCTTGACGACTAGTTTAATGCCAGAAGAGACTGGTGTGATTGGGTTCAGACCGATACGTGGCGTGCTGCCAAATGTAGTGACACTGCCGCAGTATTTTCAGGCGAATGGTTATGAGACAGCGTGCTCTGGTAAATTTCATGACAATCGAACGGTCGGTGATTCGACTAAGGCATTGTCGAGCAAGGGGCAGTTCCCCGATGGTCGTCAGCTGGATGACCCGGCATCGTGGTCGATCCCATATAAGAATGGAGGAGGCAAAGGGTATTCGCCTAAAGGCCATAACGCCGTCGATTATGCGAATGCGAATGAGGCAGAGTTTGTTGACTATAATATTTTAAAGAAGGGCGAGGCTTTGCTCGATCAAATGGCTGCGGGCGATAAGCCATTCTTTTTAGCGGTTGGTTTCAAGAAACCACACCTAGCTTTTATCGCACCAACGCCGTATTGGGATTTGTATGACGATAATGGCAATGGTCGCTATGATGACGATTTTCCACTGCCTGATTTTGACGATACTCCGAAGAATGCGAGCGAGCAGATGGTAACGGTGTTAGCAAACAACTCAGAGCTGCAGAGTTACATGCCGTATAAAAAAACGGGTATGCCGACTGAGTCGCAAGTTCGTGAACTACGCCATGGTTACTATGCTTGCGTCTCATTTATCGATCATCTCGTCGGAGAGTTACTTCAGAAGCTGGCGTCCACAGCAGACCCTGTGCAGGGCGGAAAAATGATGGATGAGACGACGGTCATCGTCCTATGGGGCGACCATGGATTTTACCTCGGGGAGCATGATCGCTGGGCGAAGCACTCGATCACGGAGCGTGCGACAGCCGCTCCGTTAATTATCGTTGATCCGCGTAATCCGGTGTCAGGCGCTAAGACGATGAGCCCGGCGAACGCTATTGATTTATATCCGACGCTTTGTGAGCTCGCAGGACTTCCGCTTCCGGAGCAACCGACATCAGCCGACGTGGATGGCGGGCGTCCGTTACGTGGCACGAGCCTGGTTCCTGTGTTGAAAGACCCTGCGGCGAGTGTGCACGTCGGATCTGTGAGTCACTTTAATTCAAAGGGGCATAGCGCCTATGCATATCGGACAGAGCGCTATCGTTATATCGAATGGATAAAATCAGGCGCCGTTGTGGAGGTTGATTTATTTGATCTGCAAGACCAAGCGCAGGAGCTTGTCGATTTGGCCGATGATCCGAAGTATGCCGATCTGATTGATCAACTCGCCGGTGCATTACGTGCTGATCCTGCCACGCAGGGGATGAAGACCTTACAGCGTTCACGTCGATAG
- a CDS encoding sulfatase-like hydrolase/transferase: MFPKPLFYFLLLSAATLSAVDRPNVLFIAIDDLVPTLGCYGDALAITPEIDTLAGQGTTFLNHHVQWSVCGPSRAALTTSLMPEETGVTGFKAIRHPDYLPDVITMPQHFKNNGYETACSGKFHDNRTVGTPGTTLTNNQYADGNTVDDPASWSLGWVKETNVYNPVGKPAVDYANDTDADFTDHIILTNGLSLIDQIASGSKPFFLAVGFKKPHLGFVAPTKYWDQYDSNGNGDYTDDIPLPTFTDHPANVDPASALEATLDNNDELRGYEPFDVTGLPTDAQARELRHGYYACVSFVDKLVGDLLDKLAATDDPVQVGKKMSETTIVVLWGDHGFYLGEHTRWAKHGATERATAAPLIVYDPRNPSVGAKSNSPVNAVDIYPTLCELAGLPIPEQPLSDTVITGRPLRGRSLVPVLNDADVSVNGGAMSQFNKNGLSGYSYRSERYRLIEWVNGSGIVAERNLFDYQGVGGLETVDVAADADYASVLHQLSVAMRAEPTTQGMAELQSSAAKAPPADLGVPSLMVAGSSSTQLELNWPATSTVTYRVLSNDDLVSPWLEVSGFESVVGGAASVTMSGAKRFYTVEVDDNQAPRFAADPILASNGTVDASYSATIASSATDPDLGASWTYSKVSGPAWLQVSTAGALSGTPLIADLGANYFMVSATDELGAQQTAALQVTVVEASVSGTMDTFTVVADTYAKESAPTAPWGGVNYIELRQMDASNFERIGYLQFSVAGVGTVTSAKLWLHSSSLTSQVQALATSNYLADGTTPWTELNLIWNNKPTVGLELGSGAAVVGEWFSIDVTSYITGNGTFSIALDEQANNVGKLDSKEVSSGTLAPYLEVVWE; encoded by the coding sequence ATGTTCCCTAAACCGTTATTTTATTTCTTGTTGCTCAGTGCTGCGACGCTGTCTGCCGTGGATCGTCCTAATGTCCTCTTTATTGCGATTGATGATCTGGTGCCTACGCTTGGTTGCTATGGCGATGCGCTGGCCATCACGCCTGAAATAGATACGCTCGCAGGGCAGGGCACGACCTTTCTCAACCATCATGTGCAGTGGTCGGTGTGCGGGCCATCGCGTGCGGCGTTGACGACTAGTCTGATGCCCGAAGAAACGGGCGTGACTGGTTTCAAGGCGATTCGTCATCCGGATTATTTGCCGGATGTCATCACGATGCCACAGCACTTTAAGAACAATGGTTACGAGACGGCCTGTTCCGGAAAGTTTCACGATAATCGCACCGTCGGCACGCCAGGGACGACATTAACGAATAACCAGTATGCCGACGGTAATACCGTCGATGATCCTGCCTCGTGGTCGCTTGGTTGGGTCAAAGAAACCAATGTGTATAATCCAGTAGGTAAGCCGGCTGTCGATTATGCGAACGATACGGATGCGGACTTCACTGATCATATCATTTTAACCAATGGCTTATCACTAATCGATCAGATAGCTTCTGGCTCTAAACCATTTTTTCTAGCTGTTGGTTTTAAGAAACCGCATTTGGGATTCGTAGCGCCTACGAAGTATTGGGATCAGTATGATTCCAATGGCAATGGTGACTACACTGATGACATTCCGCTGCCGACTTTTACTGATCACCCTGCAAACGTTGATCCAGCATCCGCACTCGAAGCAACTTTAGATAATAATGATGAGTTGCGTGGTTATGAGCCCTTTGATGTTACAGGGTTACCGACCGATGCGCAGGCACGTGAATTGCGGCATGGCTATTATGCCTGTGTGTCGTTTGTCGATAAGTTGGTGGGAGACCTTTTAGATAAATTGGCGGCGACTGATGATCCGGTGCAAGTAGGTAAGAAAATGTCGGAAACGACAATCGTTGTTCTGTGGGGCGATCATGGTTTTTATCTCGGCGAGCATACGCGTTGGGCGAAGCATGGCGCGACAGAGCGTGCGACGGCTGCGCCGTTGATCGTGTATGATCCACGCAACCCAAGCGTAGGGGCGAAATCGAATAGCCCCGTCAATGCCGTAGATATTTATCCGACTCTCTGTGAGCTCGCTGGCTTGCCGATACCTGAGCAACCGTTGAGTGATACAGTCATAACCGGCCGTCCATTACGTGGGCGCAGTCTCGTGCCAGTGCTGAATGATGCAGATGTTTCGGTGAATGGTGGTGCGATGAGTCAGTTCAATAAGAATGGACTGAGTGGCTATTCGTATCGCAGCGAGCGCTATCGATTGATCGAGTGGGTGAATGGTTCTGGCATCGTGGCCGAGCGTAATCTGTTCGACTACCAAGGAGTGGGAGGCTTGGAGACCGTCGATGTTGCTGCGGATGCCGATTATGCGTCTGTGCTACACCAACTCTCTGTTGCTATGCGAGCAGAACCAACCACTCAAGGAATGGCTGAATTACAAAGCTCCGCAGCGAAAGCCCCTCCTGCAGATCTAGGCGTGCCGTCGCTAATGGTTGCAGGTTCGAGCTCAACTCAACTCGAGTTAAACTGGCCAGCAACGAGCACCGTCACCTATCGCGTGTTGAGTAATGACGATTTGGTGTCGCCTTGGTTGGAGGTGAGTGGCTTTGAGTCGGTCGTCGGTGGAGCGGCTTCGGTCACGATGTCGGGAGCGAAGCGATTTTATACCGTCGAGGTGGACGATAACCAAGCGCCGCGTTTCGCTGCAGATCCAATTCTTGCAAGCAACGGGACTGTGGATGCGTCGTATTCGGCAACTATTGCGAGCTCAGCAACAGATCCAGATTTGGGAGCGTCATGGACGTATTCGAAAGTTTCAGGGCCAGCGTGGCTACAGGTTAGCACCGCGGGGGCGCTGTCTGGCACTCCCTTAATCGCGGATCTGGGGGCCAATTATTTTATGGTGTCTGCGACGGATGAGCTCGGTGCACAGCAAACTGCAGCGTTACAGGTCACGGTGGTGGAGGCTTCGGTTTCGGGCACGATGGATACTTTTACTGTCGTAGCTGATACCTATGCCAAGGAGTCGGCTCCGACTGCACCTTGGGGAGGAGTGAACTATATTGAGTTAAGGCAGATGGATGCGAGTAACTTTGAGCGAATTGGTTACCTCCAGTTTTCCGTGGCAGGAGTGGGCACGGTGACGTCGGCGAAGCTCTGGCTGCATTCGAGCAGTCTGACTTCTCAAGTTCAGGCATTGGCGACTTCGAACTATTTAGCCGATGGAACGACTCCATGGACTGAGTTGAATCTGATTTGGAATAACAAGCCAACCGTCGGACTTGAGTTAGGCAGCGGCGCTGCGGTCGTGGGTGAATGGTTCTCGATTGATGTGACTTCGTATATCACTGGGAATGGCACGTTCTCGATCGCACTGGATGAGCAGGCGAATAATGTCGGGAAGCTGGATAGTAAGGAAGTTTCGTCGGGGACGTTGGCTCCATACTTAGAGGTCGTCTGGGAGTAG
- a CDS encoding PEP-CTERM sorting domain-containing protein: MGLDNRAGGIGILVDGIDVADLGTATATVSVPTFTGLTLTVVGLNSDTGSSDPTLNSTATSMGINATGDADTDAYEAVFNQSVTFKFNQDVEVYQLDFTTFDSGEVFNFAGTTITNSALSNGTLDTFDFSTPLLINANTNFTLQATAGTIGIEAFTISAVPEPGTYALLSGICALGFVMLRRRSQ, encoded by the coding sequence ATGGGATTGGATAACAGAGCGGGAGGTATTGGTATTCTCGTAGATGGAATTGATGTTGCCGACCTCGGAACGGCCACAGCAACGGTCTCTGTCCCAACCTTCACAGGACTCACCCTCACGGTAGTCGGATTAAATTCGGATACTGGATCTTCAGATCCCACTTTGAATAGCACTGCAACATCCATGGGAATCAATGCAACAGGCGACGCCGATACAGATGCATATGAAGCAGTATTCAACCAATCTGTAACGTTCAAGTTCAATCAAGATGTCGAAGTATATCAACTCGATTTCACGACCTTCGACAGCGGAGAAGTATTTAATTTCGCAGGCACGACCATTACGAATTCAGCTCTATCAAACGGAACATTAGATACTTTTGATTTCTCAACCCCCCTCTTGATTAATGCAAATACCAATTTCACGCTCCAGGCTACCGCAGGCACAATAGGTATTGAAGCCTTCACTATTTCGGCCGTCCCCGAGCCAGGCACCTACGCCCTACTTTCAGGAATCTGCGCGCTCGGTTTCGTGATGCTCCGTCGTCGCTCTCAGTAA
- the sufT gene encoding putative Fe-S cluster assembly protein SufT gives MDDQVTLTREVEVTLIPQGTPMTLPEGETVTITHRLGGNFTVMTHNGMFRISGANADALGEEVTETTKDAAAENHEGPPEKDALWEALKSVFDPEIPVNIVDLGLVYSLEIVEHEAGGYKITMDMTLTAPGCGMGPAIAEDAKMRLETVPGVSEAEVEIVWDPPWNQDMITEEGKMVLGLI, from the coding sequence ATGGACGATCAAGTAACACTCACTCGCGAGGTTGAAGTCACGCTCATCCCGCAAGGCACACCGATGACCTTGCCCGAAGGCGAGACCGTCACCATCACACACCGCCTCGGCGGCAACTTCACCGTGATGACGCACAACGGCATGTTCCGCATCAGCGGTGCGAATGCCGATGCGCTCGGTGAAGAAGTCACTGAAACGACTAAAGACGCCGCTGCCGAAAACCACGAGGGGCCACCGGAAAAAGACGCACTGTGGGAAGCCCTCAAGTCCGTCTTCGACCCGGAAATCCCCGTGAACATCGTCGATCTAGGGCTCGTCTACTCACTCGAAATAGTCGAGCACGAAGCAGGCGGCTACAAGATCACTATGGACATGACGCTCACCGCTCCCGGTTGCGGCATGGGACCAGCCATCGCTGAAGACGCCAAGATGCGCCTCGAAACCGTCCCTGGTGTCAGCGAAGCCGAAGTCGAGATCGTCTGGGATCCACCTTGGAACCAAGACATGATCACCGAAGAAGGCAAAATGGTGCTCGGGTTGATCTAG